taccgccgccattggacactcgcactgccagaaatctcgcaagcgcgctgccggccttttaagaattggtacgctcttttcttgaggaccctaagtcgaattggttcggaaatacttcagtgggtagcaggttccacatagtggtagtgCCCGGCAGAAAATGCCTTAAgaatcgctcagttgtggaacgacggacgtcaaggtcaTACgcatggtattttgtattctgccttgacgtcccaTGATGaatcttttctttctttcgtCTTTGATGTTAcccttataataataaaacaacattGTTCACTGCAGAATCTGTGGTTAATACCTCTATTGATCTGTCCAGTGTCTAATCTGTGCTTAAGAACATATctgtaataaaagttaaaagtatataagTTCAAAGTTGTTCTATGTTGAGACTTGAGTTCCAAAAAAACTTATTCTATtggattaaatatttaatcataacttattacatattttcattACATAGTTTCAATTATGATTTAGATTTTCATTCACAGTGTGACACAGATAACCTATTAATTCTATTTGGTACATCATAcctaaacttaataaaattatatttattctttatacgaatatctaataatataaagaccATGGAAAATAGTGATAACGAACAGCTCTCTGATATTGACGATGATGAAAGggtaagtaatatttaatgcAATGGTACTTGAGATACCTTGTTATCAAGTATTGCTTTTTGATTTTTACCTATTGTAGACTGCTATTAAGGAAGAGTTATCAACCATGTCCTTTGAAGATCTCCAGAAGTTAAAAGAGAAGGTTGGTGCTAAAGTTTATAAAGAGGTTGTATTTGGCACAAGTAATGTTGAAATAAAGCCTAAGGTGTTTAAAAGGGAGAATAAAAATAGACCAAGGGAAGTGAGTTCCAAAAGACCAGTAAAAATGCATCTTGATATTGGCTCTGTGAAAAAGATAGAGGCCCGTGATccaaggtaatttttttattcattatcaggaactattaaatgaatatatttatttaagcttgTTTTGATACTTTAGAGATAAGTAAGCAAAAACTACCACTACCatattatatcaaaatatgGTCATAGATAGATTATCGATTTTGAAGAAAGGAAAGTTTGTGGTTATCCTAAATTCCGAATCTTgtctgtttttaaaattaggtaaatttataaaatatatataattctttgggctataaattaatttcttccTAATTTAGTGCTTTAAATCAATTCTTATTGCCTGAATGTTATCTGTACAtaacttttaacttttattgtcttgaaattaataattgagtaCTACAGAAAATATTAGTATCAGAAGTCAGagctgtaaatataataatatttttaaaacaaacattatctACAGCATTTGCACAGTCATTTTAAAAGTCAAGtgtattgttaaaattaatatgtgaAGTCATGAAGACAATTGCAGTTACCATCTACCATCAACTGCTTTAAAAATCATTGACCTTTAAGacaaattgtaatatatcatcattttaaaatacacattgatttttgttattacagtcaaaaccggttataacgacattgaagggaccgtatagttgccgacgttatatccgatagtcgttataagcaatgtcatatacacaagtacagtacattagtatgtacattgtacatagttatattatcatagttatcgatctagaataggtaggtatgggttataatatggtatgttaatattataatatgtaaacgagtcaaaaaagaaacaaaaatatttattacgaaataattaggtacaaaagtaatcagtcatttttgtctgttttttttttagcccagtctcaaatatttttttcattttacgtttcatactcctcaaggtatgagtatcaccagtatcaaactgttcgttaaaggcaacaaatttttttaagagcCTCGGAAACCGTTGTTGGCTGAAACTGTTCGTTGGGAGAAAgtgcgtaggtaataatatgcctaaatattcattcaatgcttataaataagatttaaaatcgtttgtattgttttgttttgctgagataagaagcggttggtcgttataggcgatgaatatcgataaaatttcgtcgttgtaagcgatatgtcgctgtatccgatgttgttaaaagcggtttgtttactgaatagtttaatagggattcggacgggaccatacaatctggttgtaataaccgataggtcgttgtaaacgatgtcgttataaacggttttgac
The Pieris napi chromosome 1, ilPieNapi1.2, whole genome shotgun sequence DNA segment above includes these coding regions:
- the LOC125052416 gene encoding ribosomal RNA processing protein 36 homolog, which translates into the protein MLRLEFQKNLFYWIKYLIITYYIFSLHSFNYDLDFHSQCDTDNLLILFGTSYLNLIKLYLFFIRISNNIKTMENSDNEQLSDIDDDERTAIKEELSTMSFEDLQKLKEKVGAKVYKEVVFGTSNVEIKPKVFKRENKNRPREVSSKRPVKMHLDIGSVKKIEARDPRFDPLCGTFDKKQFSQDYGFLSDMQVNDMKAIKAELKLTTDPEKQMQLKRLLQRLKDKIRSNKNDRKEKERRSKEAQQVEEQFKQGQQPHFKKKSEMRVESLVKQYEELKKEGSSRIQRHLKRRQQKIKKKSFKTPIGVD